The genomic window ATTCTGAATGGCATAAGGTAAGACTAACTCAAAATCAATAGCTCCATTGCTTGAGGCAAATTGAGGTGATAAATACACCAATCCAATAACTGCCAATCCCATGATCATCAAATATCTTGGGATGAACAATGCTAAGGATACTATACCCGACATCTTAGCAGCATCTTTTGGTGTTTCTGTCGCCATAATACGTTGCATATCATAACTTGGCACTGGACCTGCGATGCTGACTAACACACCTTTGAATATCATCATCATCATTAGAGACCCAAAAAGGCTATAGCCATCCGATTCAATTTTATCATTTACAGCAGGAATTAAATTCCCCCAGTCTAAGTTCATTTTCCATTCGAATGCTAACGAAGACCAGCCATCAGGTACAACAGCTGCAATTTGTTCCGCACTCACCATATTCATAGCAATAATTCCAACAACGATACAAGCCACTGTCATTACAATAAACTGAATTAATTCTGTCATTACTACAGAGTACATACCACCTTTCACCACATAAATTGTAGTGAGTGCCATAATCAAGGCGGCATACATTTTTGAAGAAGGAATCTCTAAACCAAATATAGTGGTACTTAAATCCCATGGTAAGAATAGGGTGGCAAATTTCCCAATTCCTTCGAAACCATAGGCGATAAAACCAATTACTGCAATGATAGCAAAGATGACTACTACAATATGTGATAATTCAGATCCACGACCTTTGCCAAATCGAGTTTTGAGCCACTCTGCTCCGGTCATCACATTTGATCTTCTGAGCCAAATCGCTAAGAAAACCATTAAAAAAATCTGATTCCAAACGGGCCATAGCCATGGAATAAAAACCGATTTAACTCCATAAATGAAGCCCAAAGATACCATCCACATGGTGCCGGTAATATCAAACATTCCCGACGCATTGGATAAACCTAAAATATACCATGGTATCGTTTTTCCTCCTAGAAAATAACTATCCAGGTTTTTTGAAGCTTGTTTTGATATAAAATATCCGATCATCACCGTAAGGATTATATACCCGATAATGATACTGATATCGATAATGTGTAAGTTCATATTAGTTTAGTTTTATTTCTTTATGGCTTTTAGCACTCTTTCTAGCCGCGTCTAAGATCTCCACTACAATCATGTTATTCTCTAAAGAGGATAAGTTGTAGGGAGTCACTTTAATTTCTTTATTGATGATAGCAGCAAAGTAGGAAAATGGGTTATTGTATGGGTATGACCTCTCTTTGATATGAAAATCTTCACGGTCATATGTATTGTATCCAGTAGATATTTTGATGTTCACATCTTGATGATTCTCCGCCGTAATCACTCCCTTCTCACCATACACTTCCATATCTTTTCTACCAATTGGCCAGTTCCAAGAACCTTGCACTACCCCAACTTGATCTTTGTATTTTAAGATGATAATGGATTCATCATCTACATTTGGATTATTTTCTTTCTGAAGTTGTGAGGTAACAGCCGTTACACTTAGCGGTTTTTCACCTTTATTTAACCACGTCATCAGATTAGCACCATAGCAACCGAAATCTATAATAGCACCACCTCCATTTAATTTAGGGTCAGTCAACCAGCTTAAAAATTCTTTCTCCACACCAATCTTCTTCGGGCCTTTATGACCATCATTCACCATCACTTTCTTTACCTCACCAACAGCGCCTTTCTGTACCTCTTCGTATAGTTTTTCATGTGATCCATACCAAGTAGTTTCATAGTTGGTTAATAATTCAATCTTATACTTATCTGCTAACGCTTTCATTTTCTTAGCATGATCCATGTTTACAGCTAACGGTTTTTCAACCATCACATGAATTCCTCTTGGAGCACACAATTCAACAATTTTTAGATGATCGTAGATATTACCAAAACCAAGAACAGCATCTGGCTTTGTCTTATCTAACATTTCTTCCAAATCCGAATACATTATTGATTGATCAATACCATACATTTTTTGATAACGATCTACCAATTCAGTATTTGATTCAGCAATTCCAACAATAACAATATCCTTATTGTTTTTATCACCTAACAAACCATGTACGTGACCGTGAGTCATGCCCGCCACCCCAATTTTAATAGGATTTTGAGCAACTAGATTCGTCACTCCAAGTAAAAGAATTAGATAAGTAATTAAAGATCTCATTTCGTAATTGTATTTTAAATTAAAAATGAAAAGTTAAAAATGAAAAACGTAGTTAGTTGTGATATTTTGGAGAAGTATGAAGCTTTACAGTTATAAATTTACTTTAATTATCAAGCTAAAGGTATATTTTATTCATAAGCTCTGTTAATTAACATACTATCTTCGCCTACAAACCAAAATGAACGTCCCCCTAACATTTCACGTTTTTCATTTTTAACTTTTCATTTTTCAAAGCTTTTAAGGAAGAAGAAATTCTCCTCCTCCCCTAAACTCTCAAATAACCCACAGTTAGTCCACGTCCCACCAAACACTCACATCAATACCATCACCTTGACCTTGGTTGTTATTCGGGTCTAAAGCGTTTCTTGCATTAATAGTAATTTCTGATTCTGTGTATGGAAGTTTTTTAATGAACCCGTTGGTTAAGTTGATGCCAGAATCATTTTGTTTGATTGGCATTAACTTAGGGAAGTCAGTTCTTCTTACTTCTGCCCAAGCCTCACAACCATCAGGGTAGTTAGCAATCCATTTTTGAGTTTGGATGTTTTGTATTTCAGCACCTGTAAATGTTGGAAGACCTTTGATGTACTCTTCGATATCCATTTTTGCAGGGTCAGCTCCTGATAAGAAGTTTTGAGTTTCTGAAAGGGAACTCAAGTACTCCCAAGATGCTCGGATACCTTCTTGGTAAGCTGCTTCTGCATTACCTCCCCAACCTAAGTAGGCTGCCTCTGCTTTTAAGAAACATACTTCAGCATAACTCATGATTTTGTAACGTGAATCGTTGTTAAACATTGGTCCGATGTTACAGTTATCACCAGGGTTATTTCCTAAAGCTGGAATTTCGTTGGCTGGCAAACCATTTTCAACACCTTTGTAGAAGGATACAGTATATAGATTTTCGTCATTTAAGTTTTTTGCATAATTAAAATCAGTCAAACGTCCCTCTTCATTTAGTTTGATATAACTCTGAAGTGTTTCTTCGTTTACATCATTATGAGTCACTTTAGTGAAGTATAAATACATTCTCGGGTCAGTGATTGTAGAACTCGTCTCTGTCAATTGCTTTTGCATCGTTCTACTCATTCTGAATTCATTCCACCAAGCCACTTCAAATAAAGGGTGACCTCTCATGTAACTATGTGGATCTGTCATCACCGACGCATTATCAGAATTAGAGGCCATCAAATCTCTTGATAAAGCTAACGTTCCATACTTTCTTCCCAATTCTGGATCAACTTTACTTACACGAACTGCATAACGCAACATCAATGAGTTAGCTAATTGTTTCCACTTTTGAAGATCTCCACCATAGATTACATCCTCAGACCCATAGCTAGCTTGATCAGTAAACTGACCTAACATAATGTAAGCAGAGTCTAATCCATTCAAGACACTATTGTAAATAAATTCTTGAGAATCATATTTTGGATAATCATAACCACGACCACCTTCAGTATATGGCATATCACCAATCTGATCCGTCGTTCTAGCCGATGATAATTCGTATTGAATTCTCGCTATCCAATAATGATTATCGTAACCCGGATATTTCTTGGAATACTTTTTAATATCATCATACATACGAGTTGCTTCCCAATATTGCGTACGGAAGTAACCATAATCGATCCATCCCAAGTTCATGATGTAACGACCAGATGAGAAGTAATTGGTCGTATTCGCAAAATATTGAGAATATAAACTAGAGTATAATGTGTAAGCTTGTTGGTAACGCGACCATTCTGCAATGTTACCGTTAACTAGCAAGTTACCAATCGCCATGTTCGGTGGAATCTCTGTTGGCTCTACCGGATTGGTGTTCATTTCGTCGAATTTATCTGTACAAGAGAAGGCAATTGCACAAAGAAATAAAGCGATATATTTATTTAAATTTTTGATCATGATTTCTTAAGCTTAGAATACAACATTCACGTTAAAACCAAAGTTTCTTGTCATTGGATATCCACCCATCTCAATACCTCTGTATCCATCTGTTGGACCTGCATAAGATTCTGGTGATGTACCCGGCATGTTCGTTTTGAAGTAGAATAAGTTTCTACCTACTGCCGATACTCTTACTTTTTCTAAGAACATGTTCTGCAACCAAGCAGATGGCAAGCTATAACCTACCGACAACTCTCTAAGTGATACATAACTTGCATCGTAGATAAACTCAGATCCTACTGCATTCGCTCCACCTTCATGGTTCCAATATTGTTCAGAAGAAATCTGCACATCGTTTGGTTGACCTGTTTCAGCATTTACGCCTTCAACTACCATTGTTCCATCCCGACCTGCCAATGTTCTTTCTCCAGTACCTTGAAGTGACCCAATTGCATCTGTGTAAGAATAAATCTCTCCACCTTTCTTATAATCGATTTGAGCTCTCAATGACCAGTTTTTATATTGAACTGATGTATTGATAGATCCCATAAAATCAGGCTGGATATTACCAATTACTTCCGGAGTATTTGATGTTAACGGCAGACCATCGTCTCCAATCATTTTGTTTCCGTTTTCATCATAAACAAATGATCTTGTTGATCTAATGTTACCGTAATCCTGACCTTCTTGAGCAACGATTGTCACACCATTTACAGAAGCCATTTCATACGTCTCTACACCATCAGCTAACTGATTTACATAAGTTCTGTTCTTAGAGAAGTTCATCCCGATATCCCATTTAAAATTATCTTTTTCAATAGCAGTCACGTTCATCATGAATTCAAAACCTCTGTTTTCAACATCACCAGCATTAATAATCTTATGAGAATATCCTGAAGACGATGTCATTGGAACTGTTAAGATTTGGTTGAATGTATTCGATTGATACACCGTAAAGTCCATGTACACACGGTTATTAAAGAATCTCATCTCTGCACCCGCTTCTTTTGATACGGTTTCTTCCGGCATCAATCCTTCTAGTGGCATCTGTAAAGGAGCCTCTACCAAAGGACCACCTGCACCTTGTTGCACTCTGTAAGTACCTGCCAACATATATGGATCAGTATCATTACCCACTTTTGCAACTGCAGCTCTCACTTTCAAATACGTCATCCAATCTGGAAGCTTCGTATTCAAATCTTCCAGCATGTCGCTTACTACTAAAGAACCTGCAATTGATGGATAGAAATACGATCTGTTTTCAGCAGGAAGTGTCGACGACCAGTCATTACGTGCTGTCCAGTCTAAGAATACATAGTTTCTAAAGCTAAACTGACCAAAAGCGAAGACCGATTGGATCGATTTCTCGTAGAACGATTGTCTGTTCACAACGGCCATTGAGTTAGGAATTGACCATAATCCAGGTACAATTTGTCCGATACCTTCGTTACCCATTCCAGAACGCTGTTGATACATATTGTTGGCACCAATACTAGCACTCACACCCCAATCACCAAATTGTTTATTCGCATTTAGCATCACGTCCGAGTTCATTTCCATCACATTGTATTGATCAAGAATGTACTTCTTATCCGTCATAGTTTCGTTTGATGGAAGGTCTCTTGTCTCTCTTCTCTCTGCATAGTAA from Flammeovirga yaeyamensis includes these protein-coding regions:
- a CDS encoding sodium:solute symporter family protein — translated: MNLHIIDISIIIGYIILTVMIGYFISKQASKNLDSYFLGGKTIPWYILGLSNASGMFDITGTMWMVSLGFIYGVKSVFIPWLWPVWNQIFLMVFLAIWLRRSNVMTGAEWLKTRFGKGRGSELSHIVVVIFAIIAVIGFIAYGFEGIGKFATLFLPWDLSTTIFGLEIPSSKMYAALIMALTTIYVVKGGMYSVVMTELIQFIVMTVACIVVGIIAMNMVSAEQIAAVVPDGWSSLAFEWKMNLDWGNLIPAVNDKIESDGYSLFGSLMMMMIFKGVLVSIAGPVPSYDMQRIMATETPKDAAKMSGIVSLALFIPRYLMIMGLAVIGLVYLSPQFASSNGAIDFELVLPYAIQNFIPVGLKGLLLAGLISAFMSTFAANVNAGPAYIVNDIIKKYFMPDATDKQLVRMSYIASFAVVVVGMMAGLFVQSIDGILKWIVAALFGGYTAANLLKWVWWRFNGFGYFYGMIFGLLSAVTVPLLFSELSGIAAFPIIFLISLSASIIGSLLTKPEDDETLMRFYITVRPWGLWKPISEKCKALNPNFQANKDFKRDMVNCAVGAIWQLSLHLIPVYIIIRDFSAVSLSLLLMLGTMAWLKYKWYDKMEDYPEDMEETLELLENKKELVYTN
- a CDS encoding Gfo/Idh/MocA family protein, which codes for MRSLITYLILLLGVTNLVAQNPIKIGVAGMTHGHVHGLLGDKNNKDIVIVGIAESNTELVDRYQKMYGIDQSIMYSDLEEMLDKTKPDAVLGFGNIYDHLKIVELCAPRGIHVMVEKPLAVNMDHAKKMKALADKYKIELLTNYETTWYGSHEKLYEEVQKGAVGEVKKVMVNDGHKGPKKIGVEKEFLSWLTDPKLNGGGAIIDFGCYGANLMTWLNKGEKPLSVTAVTSQLQKENNPNVDDESIIILKYKDQVGVVQGSWNWPIGRKDMEVYGEKGVITAENHQDVNIKISTGYNTYDREDFHIKERSYPYNNPFSYFAAIINKEIKVTPYNLSSLENNMIVVEILDAARKSAKSHKEIKLN
- a CDS encoding SusD/RagB family nutrient-binding outer membrane lipoprotein, with amino-acid sequence MIKNLNKYIALFLCAIAFSCTDKFDEMNTNPVEPTEIPPNMAIGNLLVNGNIAEWSRYQQAYTLYSSLYSQYFANTTNYFSSGRYIMNLGWIDYGYFRTQYWEATRMYDDIKKYSKKYPGYDNHYWIARIQYELSSARTTDQIGDMPYTEGGRGYDYPKYDSQEFIYNSVLNGLDSAYIMLGQFTDQASYGSEDVIYGGDLQKWKQLANSLMLRYAVRVSKVDPELGRKYGTLALSRDLMASNSDNASVMTDPHSYMRGHPLFEVAWWNEFRMSRTMQKQLTETSSTITDPRMYLYFTKVTHNDVNEETLQSYIKLNEEGRLTDFNYAKNLNDENLYTVSFYKGVENGLPANEIPALGNNPGDNCNIGPMFNNDSRYKIMSYAEVCFLKAEAAYLGWGGNAEAAYQEGIRASWEYLSSLSETQNFLSGADPAKMDIEEYIKGLPTFTGAEIQNIQTQKWIANYPDGCEAWAEVRRTDFPKLMPIKQNDSGINLTNGFIKKLPYTESEITINARNALDPNNNQGQGDGIDVSVWWDVD